The Xiphophorus maculatus strain JP 163 A chromosome 23, X_maculatus-5.0-male, whole genome shotgun sequence genome contains a region encoding:
- the LOC111607159 gene encoding uncharacterized protein LOC111607159 has product MSRRSYSKLYDVRLMSNLNTLSNKVLGHALLPEFVPPGCPTGERIAVEYLLAQSDRGDLLGPQQDSELGVILPEMPANAQEDSPDVTISDVTDILSESPHDMLQCESQLEMPSPNILFLQEESSPMSSQETSIDSTPASPTHAAASVGGQLTDDHSFSGPNSCSQVDQVSQETRCDYRGFPGWEAVDSLAEYLLSLNRTITALSTTEVENVLQLYSNLHAMDKQPAKYTLKTKKSTLPGPWRASRKRSGSAPGQQAAERLFMTHGQAAQRPDANRVSECVCLKLLKEYQQARNRPKDSKGKVLPIPQSIVQTYCHFKQLLEDSRPIQDQTNLLLVTINNTTVCAWLHERQKRTDRDTLLQGVNLPPKVSVADASFPQARQLPSLPVEHGHKSMEFKEPENREGEALIRQRVGGKAGSAQQCPPSYQPGLFSQAPVPASFLCPQTNQPPSSAWSYCEQNQMPQAPSTSLGFCYGPPAPVLTSFGQGQFPPLPSPLGPLYQYYRPPLHSSIPAAAAGSASSSPSDQAPANMNRYRKWRQNRAELEDQERLARGEPPKKRQWKQDYHYQCSVCGQAKNKSTGHTQIKGKWYCPASGQTILEWKESLGKQ; this is encoded by the exons ATGAGTCGCAGATCGTACAGTAAACTCTATGATGTTCGTCTGATGTCCAACCTCAACACTCTGAGCAACAAAGTGCTGGGTCATGCCCTCTTGCCAGAGTTTGTTCCCCCAGGCTGTCCCACAG GTGAGCGGATTGCTGTGGAGTATCTTCTTGCACAGTCAGACAGAGGAGACCTCTTAGGTCCCCAGCAGGACAGCGAACTGGGAGTTATTTTGCCAGAGATGCCAGCTAACGCTCAGGAGGACAGTCCTGATGTCACCATCAGTGACGTCACTGACATTCTCTCAGAGAGCCCCCACGACATGCTACAGTGTGAAAGCCAGTTGGAAATGCCATCCCCTAACATTCTTTTTCTCCAGGAAGAATCTTCTCCCATGTCATCTCAG GAAACCAGTATCGACTCAACCCCTGCCTCTCCCACTCATGCTGCTGCTTCAGTCGGAGGTCAGCTTACTGATGACCACTCCTTTAGTGGACCAAATAGCTGTTCCCAGGTGGACCAAGTATCCCAG gagACCCGGTGTGACTACAGAGGTTTTCCTGGATGGGAGGCAGTTGACAGCTTGGCAGAGTACCTTTTGAGCCTCAACAGAACAATAACTGCATTGTCAACAACAGAGGTAGAAAATGTCTTGCAGCTGTATTCTAACCTGCATGCTATGGACAAGCAGCCTGCCAAATACACCTTAAAAACCAAGAAGAGCACGTTACCAGGACCTTGGAGGGCTTCCCGGAAACGAAGTGGCTCTGCACCTGGTCAGCAAGCAGCTGAAAG ACTCTTCATGACCCATGGCCAGGCTGCCCAGAGACCTGACGCAAACAGAGTGTCTGAGTGCGTTTGCCTCAAGCTGTTGAAAGAATATCAGCAAGCAAGAAACCGACCAAAAGACAGCAAGGGGAAGGTTTTACCCATCCCACAATCTATTGTTCAAACGTACTGCCACTTTAAACAACTACTTGAGGACTCCAGGCCCATACAGGACCAGACCAACTTGTTGTTGGTCACCATCAACAATACCACTGTGTGTGCTTG GCTACATGAGCGGCAGAAGAGAACAGACAGGGACACTCTTCTCCAAGGTGTGAATCTTCCTCCGAAGGTGTCCGTGGCTGACGCCTCCTTTCCACAAGCGAGACAGCTCCCCTCCCTTCCTGTGGAACATGGACATAAAAGCATGGAGTTTAAGGAACCTGAAAACAGAGAAGGCGAGGCACTGATCCGTCAACGGGTTGGTGGTAAAGCTGGCTCCGCCCAGCAATGTCCTCCTTCATACCAGCCAGGACTCTTTTCACAGGCCCCAGTTCCTGCCAGCTTCCTGTGTCCACAGACTAACCAGCCACCATCATCTGCTTGGTCCTACTGTGAGCAGAATCAGATGCCACAAGCGCCATCCACTTCTTTGGGTTTCTGCTACGGTCCACCAGCTCCAGTTTTGACCTCATTTGGACAAGGACAGTTCCCACCCCTGCCATCTCCTCTGGGTCCATTATATCAGTACTATAGACCACCACTTCACTCATCAatcccagcagctgctgctggttcagcatcatcatcaccatcagaTCAGGCTCCAGCCAACATGAATCGCTACAGGAAGTGGAGACAGAATAGGGCAGAATTAGAAGACCAGGAACGCCTGGCAAGAGGGGAGCCTCCCAAAAAGCGCCAATGGAAGCAGGACTACCACTATCAGTGTTCAGTTTGTGGCCAGGcgaaaaacaaaagcactggCCACACACAGATTAAGGGAAAATGGTACTGTCCAGCCTCTGGACAGACCATTTTGGAATGGAAAGAGTCTCTTGGGAAGCAGTGA
- the LOC111606929 gene encoding uncharacterized protein LOC111606929 — protein MNAPPDPLVYFRQRMFLWAPMRMWGISLKCHQCNTKMHHSGIYTKVREVIDLDSRYYLIGGDYPRCSKCMIPVCPWSTEVLNQLDPAHRNRFPAILTTQLALDKRCVTLLKPRTVGNSSSYVQQALEELHSEEWAKRTIDYLTDCELHKKKSALSRIHEVVYQNPPEFSPLPLAQWFETVHANEILCHLSEMKGVITSTYGRILKLDSTKKITKKLAGGISETATWMTNITNEYGQVLNCVLTTGEGAGLEELCQGIVMRFRNAGEPEPQILYVDRDCCSESGVPPVLEWFRPWKTKVRLDIFHYMRRFTTGLTTEHHPLYGTFCSKLSCCIFEWDQDDVSCLKEAKRSELKKNILVILPLTPKFWPTLIRVSLLNIAEEGQEG, from the exons ATGAATGCACCTCCAGATCCCCTGGTCTACTTCAGGCAGAGGATGTTTTTATGGGCACCTATGCGGATGTGGGGTATTTCTCTTAAGTGTCATCAATGCAACACCAAGATGCATCACTCTGGGATCTACACAAAGGTCAGAGAAGTTATAGATCTTGATTCAAGATATTATTTGATTGGGGGAGATTATCCACGGTGCAGTAAATGCATGATTCCTGTTTGTCCATGGAGCACAGAGGTGCTAAATCAGTTAGATCCTGCCCATAGAAACAGGTTTCCAGCCATTCTCACCACACAACTGGCTCTGGACAAAAGGTGTGTGACTTTGCTGAAACCACGCACTGTTGGAAATAGCTCCAGTTACGTGCAGCAAGCATTAGAAGAACTGCACAGTGAGGAGTGGGCAAAACGCACCATCGATTATCTGACTGACTGTGAGCTTCACAAGAAGAAGAGCGCGTTAAGTAGGATCCATGAAGTGGTCTATCAGAATCCACCAGAGTTTAGCCCCCTTCCTCTTGCACAGTGGTTTGAGACTGTGCATGCCAATGAAATACTCTGTCACTTGTCCGAGATGAAGGGTGTCATCACGTCAACATATGGAAGGATTTTAAAGCTTGATTCAACCAAAAAG aTCACCAAGAAACTTGCTGGTGGAATTTCTGAGACCGCTACATGGATGACAAACATCACCAATGAATATGGCCAGGTTCTGAACTGTGTGCTGACCACAGGTGAAGGAGCAGGGTTGGAGGAACTGTGCCAAGGAATTGTCATGCGCTTCCGGAATGCTGGGGAACCAGAGCCACAAATCCTTTATGTTGACAGAGACTGCTGTAGTGAATCAG GTGTGCCTCCAGTGCTTGAGTGGTTTCGACCATGGAAAACTAAAGTGAGGCTTGACATCTTTCATTACATGAGACGATTCACAACCGGTCTCACCACAGAACATCATCCTCTTTATGGAACTTTCTGCTCCAAGCTGTCCTGCTGCATTTTTGAATGGGATCAAGATGATGTCAGCTGCCTTAAAGAAGCAAAGAGGTCAgagctgaagaaaaatatactGGTCATCCTCCCACTGACGCCCAAGTTTTGGCCAACATTAATTCGAGTGAGCTTGCTAAACATTGCAGAAGAAGGACAAGAGGGGTAG